The following are from one region of the Silene latifolia isolate original U9 population chromosome 9, ASM4854445v1, whole genome shotgun sequence genome:
- the LOC141600388 gene encoding cold-regulated 413 inner membrane protein 2, chloroplastic-like, with product MQSLCLSVSSLQLQHYLLPNHQNNTGNIRPIRACTSTSTSTSTTLFNPLRLSTNQKKWMISKKRSGMRSSGGGGAVCYISTSSSTALLSPPNLQWVSTVSAVILMLVKGTAINRSFLVPFFALQAPASVMSWMQGEYGAWSALLALLVRLFFFIPGELELPFMTLVLVLVAPREAMNFRGTQTGALISLVIGAYLAFQQFTRVGMQKSFDQASIVPTLAIICTAIVPCLLLIRF from the exons ATGCAATCTTTGTGCCTTTCTGTTTCATCACTCCAACTCCAACATTATTTGTTACCCAATCATCAAAATAATACTGGCAATATTAGACCAATACGTGCATGCACCAGCACCAGCACCAGCACCAGTACTACCCTTTTCAATCCTCTCAG ATTGTCTACAAATCAGAAGAAATGGATGATTTCTAAGAAGAGGAGTGGAATGAGATcatcaggaggaggaggagcagtgTGTTACATTTCTACTTCTTCTTCAACTGCTCTCCTCTCACCACCCAATCTTCAATGGGTTTCTACCGTTTCTGCTGT GATCTTGATGCTGGTGAAAGGAACTGCGATAAACAGATCTTTTCTTGTACCATTCTTCGCTCTACAAGCACCTGCTAGTGTCATGTCATGGATGCA GGGAGAATATGGTGCTTGGTCCGCTTTGCTGGCCCTTTTAGTACGCCTTTTTTTCTTCATTCCAG GTGAACTGGAACTACCTTTTATGACACTGGTTTTGGTTCTTGTGGCTCCACGGGAAGCAATGAACTTCAG GGGAACACAGACAGGTGCCTTGATTTCTCTGGTAATAGGAGCTTATCTAGCATTCCAGCAGTTTACGAGGGTAGGAATGCAAAAATCATTCGACCAAGCTTCCATAGTTCCGACGCTAGCCATCATATGCACTGCTATTGTGCCATGCTTGCTATTGATCCGATTTTAA